One segment of Rosa chinensis cultivar Old Blush chromosome 6, RchiOBHm-V2, whole genome shotgun sequence DNA contains the following:
- the LOC112173840 gene encoding rac-like GTP-binding protein 5: MSASRFIKCVTVGDGAVGKTCMLISYTSNTFPTDYVPTVFDNFSANVVVDGSTVNLALWDTAGQEDYNRLRPLSYRGADVFILAFSLISKASYENVAKKWIPELRHYAPGVPIILVGTKLDLRDDEQFFMDNAAAVPISSAQGEEMKKLIGAPSYIECSSKTQQNVKAVFDAAIKVVLQPPKQKKKKRRAHKACSIL; this comes from the exons ATGAGTGCCTCCAGGTTCATAAAGTGCGTGACGGTCGGCGACGGCGCCGTCGGAAAAACCTGTATGCTGATTTCCTACACCAGCAACACCTTCCCTACG GACTATGTGCCCACTGTGTTCGATAATTTCAGCGCTAATGTTGTGGTGGATGGAAGCACAGTCAACCTTGCACTGTGGGACACTGCAG GGCAGGAGGATTACAATAGATTACGACCCCTGAGCTATCGAGGTGCCGATGTGTTCATACTTGCTTTCTCTCTGATTAGCAAAGCCAGCTATGAAAATGTAGCGAAAAAG TGGATTCCTGAGCTGCGGCATTATGCACCTGGTGTTCCAATTATTCTAGTTGGAACAAAGCTCG ATCTTCGTGATGATGAACAATTCTTTATGGACAATGCTGCTGCTGTTCCCATCTCCAGTGCTCAG GGAGAGGAAATGAAGAAACTGATTGGAGCTCCTTCATATATAGAGTGTAGCTCAAAAACACAGCAG AATGTGAAGGCTGTTTTTGACGCAGCCATTAAGGTGGTGCTCCAGCCaccaaagcaaaagaagaaaaagagaagggcACATAAGGCTTGCTCCATATTGTGA